The following coding sequences lie in one Arachis hypogaea cultivar Tifrunner chromosome 4, arahy.Tifrunner.gnm2.J5K5, whole genome shotgun sequence genomic window:
- the LOC112794170 gene encoding uncharacterized protein: protein MAPLFSFTVPMKCREIISFSHTYARNLSRNVLVNRRNSVSLVSYNSLIHRNLCCDERQRGSMSLIAYDANNKNYSESESQGNNNEAMDAVMKLYSAFKNKDTQDLADILADECRCVCNFLSFFQAFHGKRQVMEFFGYLIKILGNHIQIVVKPTLHDGMNVGVHWKFEWKKIHVPLGNGFSFHICQTYHGKAVIKNIEMFMEPLLHLEPFRLIITSRLTQLAEKIALFTAEKSGNKKAKKVLLVVLALLSITASLLFMKLAAS from the exons ATGGCTCCATTATTTTCATTCACTGTCCCCATGAAATGCAGAGAAATAATCTCCTTTTCACATACCTATGCTAGGAACTTGTCAAGAAATGTTCTTGTGAATAGAAGAAATTCTGTTTCTCTAGTTTCATACAATTCATTGATACATAGAAACTTGTGTTGTGATGAGAGGCAGAGAGGTAGCATGTCCCTCATTGCATATGATGCTAATAATAAGAACTACTCAGAATCAGAATCACAAGGTAACAACAATGAAGCCATGGATGCAGTTATGAAATTGTATTCAGCCTTCAAGAATAAAGACACACAAGACTTAGCTGATATACTTGCTGATGAATGCCGCTGTGTCTGCAATTTTCTCTCATTCTTCCAAGCCTTCCATGGAAAAAGG CAAGTGATGGAATTCTTCGGTTATCTGATAAAAATACTTGGAAACCACATCCAAATTGTGGTGAAACCAACTCTGCATGATGGCATGAACGTTGGTGTCCATTGGAAATTTG AATGGAAAAAGATTCATGTCCCTCTAGGCAATGGTTTCAGCTTCCACATTTGCCAAACTTACCACGGAAAAGCTGTAATTAA AAATATTGAGATGTTTATGGAGCCATTACTCCACTTAGAACCATTTAGGCTG ATAATAACATCAAGGCTGACACAGTTGGCGGAGAAGATCGCCTTATTTACGGCGGAGAAATCTGGaaacaaaaaagcaaaaaaagttTTGTTGGTTGTGCTTGCTTTATTATCCATAACTGCCTCCTTATTGTTCATGAAACTTGCTGCTTCATAA
- the LOC112796002 gene encoding uncharacterized protein, whose product MASVEVAQQAPVQESKPTEVEVQEAAPAEQPATEAAAPEAPATEAPKEETSEEPKEAEAPAVSVEEVENKEEVVAEEAKKSDEAETAEEKAEEASEEKAAEEPKETETAVTTEEEKEEAAPVEEKKADEAAVEAEPEVAIEKAEA is encoded by the exons ATGGCCAGTGTTGAG GTAGCACAACAAGCAccagtgcaagaaagtaaaccaACTGAGGTTGAGGTTCAGGAGGCAGCACCAGCTGAACAACCAGCCACCGAGGCCGCGGCCCCGGAGGCTCCAGCAACAGAAGCACCGAAGGAAGAAACCAGCGAGGAACCAAAAGAAGCGGAGGCTCCGGCAGTTTCAGTTGAAGAGGTTGAGAACAAGGAAGAAGTAGTAGCAGAGGAAGCGAAGAAGAGTGATGAGGCAGAGACAGCAGAGGAAAAAGCTGAAGAAGCCAGTGAAGAGAAAGCAGCAGAGGAGCCAAAAGAAACTGAAACGGCAGTAAcgacagaagaagaaaaagaagaagcagctccGGTGGAAGAGAAGAAAGCAGATGAGGCAGCAGTGGAAGCAGAACCGGAAGTTGCTATTGAGAAGGCTGAAGCTTAA